In Pseudomonas grandcourensis, the DNA window GGTCTCGATGAAACGGCTGGCGGCTTGCAGGTCCAGAATCGCTTTTTGCTCCGGGTTGGCCGGGTCGAGCGCGAGGAAGGCCGCCTTGATTTTGTCAGCCAGGGCCGGGTCGAGGGTGCCGCGCACGGTCCAGTTGTAGTCGAAGTAGGCCGGTGTGGTAGCGAAGACCTTGACCTTGTCGGTGTCGACCTTGCCGGCCTTGACCAGTTTTTCCCAGACGCTGGCATTGAGTACGCCGGCATCGACCTTGCCCGCCTGAACCCAGGCGACGGTGGCGTCGTGGGCGCCGGAGTAACCGACGCGGCTGAAATAGGTTTCAGGCTTGATGCCGTCCTTGAGCATGAAATAACGCGGCATCAAGCTGCCGGACGTGGAGGACACCGAACCGAAGGCAAACGACTTGCCCTTGAGGTCGGCCAGCGACTTGACGGCCGGGTCGGCGGTGATGAATTTGCTGGTGAACTGGGCATCCTGCTCACGCTGTACCAATGGAATGGCATTGCCGGTTTTCAAGCGCGCCTGCACGAAGGTGAAGCCGCCCAGCCAGGCCATGTCGATACGGTCTGTGGCCAGCGCCTCGACCACCGCCGGGTAGTCGGACACCGGCACGAACTCGACCTTCATGCCCAACTGCTTCTCCAGATACTCGCCCAGGGGCTTGAACTTGCGCTGCAATTCGGTGGGGGCTTCGTCGGGAATGGCGCTGACCTTGAGGGTCTCGGCGGCCTGTGCCAGCAGGGTGGAAATGGATAGGGTCAGGCCGACGGCCAATGCCAGGGTACGTTTGAGCATGGAAGTTCTCCGGTTCAATAGCGGAAAAATGTCGATGCGCCCCGCACAAGCTGATTGCTGCACGACGCTTCGTGAGGGTAGACGAAAACGCCGCGATTATAGGGACTCTTGCGGGCTTGACCAGCATGGCAACGGGGGTTCGGTCCAAAAAAAGACCTGTGGGAGCGAGCTTGCTCGCGATAGCGGTGGATCAGTTGGCAATGACGATGACTGACACACCGCCATCGCGAGCAAGCTCGCTCCCACAGGTTTTTGCGGTGTCCCATAACTCAGGTGGTTTACATCCGCGCCAACGCTTGCGCCAGATCGGCCCGTAAGTCTTCGACGTCCTCGAC includes these proteins:
- a CDS encoding putative selenate ABC transporter substrate-binding protein, which gives rise to MLKRTLALAVGLTLSISTLLAQAAETLKVSAIPDEAPTELQRKFKPLGEYLEKQLGMKVEFVPVSDYPAVVEALATDRIDMAWLGGFTFVQARLKTGNAIPLVQREQDAQFTSKFITADPAVKSLADLKGKSFAFGSVSSTSGSLMPRYFMLKDGIKPETYFSRVGYSGAHDATVAWVQAGKVDAGVLNASVWEKLVKAGKVDTDKVKVFATTPAYFDYNWTVRGTLDPALADKIKAAFLALDPANPEQKAILDLQAASRFIETKPENYKGIEEAARAADLLK